One genomic segment of Methanothermobacter wolfeii includes these proteins:
- a CDS encoding ATPase, giving the protein MAGRLREELGAGRVHVEAMTDVSVRRMRVRFALERVKELRESFMATRVLEEPLRMRLDKLSAFNFLSEWDETGVRVGVALSGGVDSSFSLILAKNIGLKPEAFTVDPGTIILPGHVKRGIGRLCSALGVRHEFIEVDFSDFLEEALEGRFHPCGRCSGMIQDAVTGRVKEAGLDTVVFGDLLATGYQSLQVTDGVLRINLPAAFAASKQEVRSVASAFKISGSRVFGCPLLGEVQRRHPHLRRYSIQRVLRETRAGVLEPGEALELVWSICK; this is encoded by the coding sequence GTGGCCGGCAGGTTGAGGGAGGAGCTCGGTGCCGGCAGGGTCCATGTTGAGGCCATGACCGATGTAAGCGTCAGGAGGATGCGGGTGAGGTTTGCCCTTGAAAGGGTGAAGGAACTCAGGGAATCCTTCATGGCCACCCGTGTCCTTGAAGAGCCCCTCAGGATGCGTCTTGATAAACTTTCAGCCTTTAATTTCCTTTCAGAGTGGGATGAAACAGGTGTAAGGGTGGGTGTTGCTCTCTCAGGTGGTGTTGACAGTTCGTTCTCCCTCATACTTGCAAAGAATATTGGCCTGAAGCCCGAGGCCTTCACCGTTGACCCGGGGACCATCATACTGCCTGGTCATGTTAAAAGAGGGATAGGGAGGCTCTGCAGCGCCCTGGGTGTGAGGCATGAGTTCATAGAGGTGGACTTCAGCGACTTCCTGGAGGAGGCCCTTGAGGGAAGGTTCCATCCCTGCGGTCGCTGCTCAGGGATGATACAGGACGCGGTTACCGGAAGGGTGAAGGAGGCCGGTCTGGACACCGTGGTCTTCGGGGACCTCCTTGCAACCGGTTACCAGTCCCTCCAGGTTACCGATGGTGTTCTGAGGATAAATCTCCCTGCAGCCTTTGCAGCGTCAAAGCAGGAGGTCAGATCGGTTGCATCAGCATTTAAAATCAGCGGTTCCAGGGTATTTGGCTGTCCCCTCCTCGGGGAGGTCCAGAGGAGGCACCCTCACCTCAGACGCTACTCGATACAGAGGGTGCTCCGTGAGACAAGGGCGGGTGTCCTTGAACCAGGTGAGGCCCTTGAACTGGTATGGAGCATCTGTAAATAA
- a CDS encoding acyltransferase: protein MPKIKSLLFGDREEEWSYKRESENIIVGYGYKKFSKPPVIGKNPLLRSNTVIYNDVTIGDNLRTGHNVLIREKTTIGDDVLIGTNTVIEGHSKIGSNVSIQSNVYLPKNSYIEDNVFIGPCACFTNDRYPIRVKYKLRGPIIRQGASIGANSTFLSRIEVGEGAMVAAGAVVTRNVPPWSLAIGAPARIKALPPKLRVPNNI from the coding sequence ATGCCAAAGATAAAGAGCCTTCTTTTCGGTGACCGGGAGGAGGAGTGGAGCTACAAGAGGGAAAGTGAAAACATAATAGTGGGTTACGGTTACAAGAAGTTCAGCAAACCCCCGGTTATAGGCAAGAACCCACTCCTGCGTTCAAACACGGTGATCTATAATGATGTCACCATAGGCGACAACCTCAGGACAGGGCACAACGTCCTTATAAGGGAGAAGACCACCATAGGCGATGATGTACTCATAGGTACAAACACGGTTATCGAGGGCCATTCAAAGATAGGCAGCAATGTCAGCATCCAGTCAAACGTTTATCTCCCCAAGAACAGTTACATAGAGGACAATGTCTTCATAGGCCCCTGCGCCTGTTTCACCAATGACCGCTACCCTATAAGGGTCAAGTATAAGCTGAGGGGACCTATAATAAGGCAGGGCGCCTCTATAGGGGCTAATTCAACCTTCCTATCAAGGATCGAGGTGGGTGAGGGCGCCATGGTGGCCGCAGGTGCGGTGGTTACAAGGAATGTGCCTCCATGGTCACTGGCGATAGGTGCGCCGGCCCGTATAAAGGCACTCCCACCCAAACTGAGGGTTCCCAACAATATCTAG
- a CDS encoding YbhB/YbcL family Raf kinase inhibitor-like protein translates to MNLKTRAFNDRGRIPSKYTCDGENISPPLSWDGVPEEAESLALICDDPDAPSKVWTHWVIFNIPPDSGGLDEEVPHLRRLPDGSVQGYNDSGKIGYSGPCPPSGVHRYFFRLYALDTTLDLEPGSSKEDVLEAMKGHVLAEAEIIGLYRRG, encoded by the coding sequence ATGAACCTCAAAACCCGCGCATTCAATGACCGTGGCAGGATACCCTCAAAGTACACCTGTGATGGTGAGAACATATCACCACCCCTCTCCTGGGATGGTGTCCCTGAGGAGGCCGAATCCCTTGCATTAATATGCGACGACCCCGACGCCCCATCAAAGGTCTGGACCCACTGGGTGATATTCAACATCCCCCCTGACTCAGGAGGACTTGATGAAGAGGTGCCCCACCTAAGGAGACTCCCTGATGGTTCAGTCCAGGGCTACAATGATTCAGGAAAAATAGGCTACAGCGGGCCCTGCCCTCCCTCAGGGGTCCACAGGTACTTCTTCAGGCTTTACGCCCTTGACACGACCCTTGACCTTGAACCGGGCTCATCTAAGGAGGATGTCCTTGAGGCTATGAAGGGGCATGTCCTTGCAGAGGCAGAGATCATAGGCCTCTACAGGAGGGGCTGA
- a CDS encoding Cdc6/Cdc18 family protein: MDFKVNRAEDNRIFVETESFRRLIEELEELKGSRGNILHVIGAPGTGKSSNIYYGIRKLGMNVYEVPCNLETVEVTAEEVFRSILEDVKSELGVDSAADVYRRFAEFDAVLFADRFHDSHDFSDSMGFSQWTLGAGGEALKFYLKCIREYLRYRSVFRDMNIIFQTAWRLRFRGKKPDIFTDIPVISPLLCHLLMVPFRAVKIDYTRQETLSIIRAHMDCADADEIQGYIDLYGCRPRLILEKMKC; this comes from the coding sequence ATGGATTTCAAGGTGAACCGTGCAGAGGACAACAGGATCTTCGTTGAGACAGAGTCATTCAGGAGGCTCATTGAGGAGCTTGAGGAACTTAAAGGGAGCCGGGGAAATATACTGCACGTTATAGGGGCTCCAGGGACAGGTAAATCCTCCAATATATATTATGGGATCCGCAAGCTCGGAATGAATGTCTATGAGGTGCCATGCAACCTGGAAACTGTTGAGGTCACCGCGGAGGAGGTTTTCAGATCCATACTAGAGGATGTGAAATCAGAGCTTGGAGTGGATTCAGCCGCTGATGTCTACAGACGGTTCGCTGAATTCGATGCCGTCCTCTTTGCTGACAGGTTCCATGACAGCCATGACTTCTCTGATTCTATGGGCTTCAGCCAGTGGACCCTTGGAGCTGGAGGCGAGGCCCTGAAGTTCTACCTGAAGTGTATCCGGGAGTACCTCAGATACAGGTCGGTCTTCAGGGACATGAATATCATATTCCAGACGGCCTGGAGGCTCCGCTTTCGAGGGAAGAAGCCTGATATCTTCACAGACATACCCGTCATATCACCTTTACTCTGTCATCTTCTCATGGTTCCCTTCAGGGCCGTGAAGATAGATTACACCCGTCAGGAGACCTTAAGTATTATAAGGGCCCATATGGACTGTGCAGATGCCGATGAGATTCAGGGGTACATTGACCTATACGGCTGCAGACCGAGGCTGATACTGGAGAAGATGAAATGCTGA
- a CDS encoding UbiA family prenyltransferase has protein sequence MLKTLLRSTRISWGAKNVHMYLLALTYASSVDPLGFLMGLFLVTLLWGGLYSLNDLTDIEVDRKDRMKSSRPFIENQVEPWRVLVFIGAIIITSLLVSYILNPIFSLIMLLMVLNQFIYTLPPLRLKDTMLAPLASTATNTVLRLASASVLLGGLLVVPPPVYLMMYLAGMGTYLMYKERGLMTTAVSIIFCIILGYAYLEGYISILQILIVILPSFIATVPLYLSNFTERERMVEIADFIYHRVLMIFYLGCIIILLYMKGA, from the coding sequence ATGCTGAAAACACTTTTAAGGTCAACGAGGATCAGCTGGGGAGCAAAGAACGTCCACATGTACCTTCTTGCCCTCACCTACGCATCCAGCGTGGATCCTCTAGGGTTTCTCATGGGACTTTTCCTTGTAACCCTCCTCTGGGGCGGGCTGTACTCACTCAATGACCTTACAGACATCGAGGTCGACAGGAAGGACCGGATGAAGAGCAGCAGACCCTTCATAGAGAACCAGGTTGAACCATGGAGGGTTCTGGTCTTCATAGGAGCTATCATCATAACCTCCCTCTTGGTTTCATACATCCTCAACCCCATTTTCTCCCTTATCATGCTCCTCATGGTCCTTAACCAGTTCATATACACCCTCCCACCCCTGAGGCTGAAGGATACCATGCTGGCGCCCCTTGCAAGCACGGCAACAAACACGGTCCTCAGACTTGCTTCAGCCTCTGTACTCCTTGGAGGCTTACTTGTTGTTCCACCACCGGTTTATCTCATGATGTACCTTGCAGGGATGGGAACATACCTCATGTACAAGGAGAGGGGGCTGATGACAACGGCCGTATCCATCATCTTCTGCATAATCCTCGGCTATGCCTACCTTGAAGGGTACATCAGCATCCTCCAGATACTGATAGTTATACTCCCCTCCTTCATTGCAACGGTACCATTATACCTTTCAAATTTCACTGAGAGGGAGCGGATGGTTGAGATAGCCGACTTCATCTACCACAGGGTGCTGATGATTTTCTATCTGGGCTGCATAATCATACTTCTATACATGAAGGGTGCTTAG
- a CDS encoding geranylgeranyl reductase family protein — MTETDVLVIGAGPAGSTAAKHAALGGAEVLLIDKKSEIGAPKRCAEGVSIGGLESLGIKPSPRWVTKKLDGVRLVSPNGTDVWLTSDKVELPEAGYILERKVFDKHMAMDAARAGSRIMVKTLATGMEKTDDGYLVRAESMGREFDIKARIVIAADGPESRVARWGGLRTATRPKDMESAAQFEMVGVEMEDNNCIEFYFGSVAPGGYAWIFPKGDDIANVGLGVLSTETDKSAYEHLLEFVESCPATKNAQPVELNIGGDPVGGMPKKLVADSLMVVGDAAGQVNPLTGGGIISGMTGGMLAGRVAAAAVADGDVSEKRLMEYERDCRERIGKEIDRYLKVKDYMLTLSDSELDSIAEAFQDVEFEKVSTTELVKKLIKVSPKALIKLGKLF, encoded by the coding sequence GTGACTGAAACAGATGTCCTTGTAATAGGCGCCGGCCCGGCCGGTTCAACAGCAGCAAAACATGCAGCCCTCGGGGGAGCTGAAGTCCTCCTTATAGATAAAAAATCAGAAATAGGAGCCCCAAAGAGGTGTGCTGAGGGAGTGTCAATCGGTGGTCTTGAATCCCTGGGTATAAAGCCAAGTCCCCGCTGGGTTACAAAGAAACTTGATGGTGTACGCCTCGTATCACCAAACGGTACCGATGTCTGGCTGACCTCCGATAAGGTTGAACTCCCTGAGGCCGGCTACATCCTCGAGAGGAAGGTCTTTGACAAGCACATGGCCATGGATGCTGCAAGGGCCGGTTCAAGGATAATGGTTAAGACCCTTGCAACGGGCATGGAGAAGACCGATGACGGCTACCTTGTCAGGGCAGAATCCATGGGCAGGGAATTCGATATAAAGGCCAGGATAGTCATCGCAGCTGATGGCCCCGAGTCAAGGGTTGCAAGGTGGGGGGGCCTCAGAACAGCCACCAGGCCCAAGGACATGGAATCAGCCGCCCAGTTCGAGATGGTGGGAGTTGAAATGGAGGACAACAACTGCATAGAGTTCTACTTCGGGAGCGTGGCACCGGGTGGTTATGCATGGATATTCCCCAAGGGTGATGACATAGCCAATGTGGGCCTCGGCGTACTCTCAACCGAAACAGATAAGAGCGCCTATGAACACCTGCTTGAATTTGTGGAGTCCTGCCCCGCTACAAAGAATGCGCAGCCAGTTGAACTCAACATAGGCGGTGACCCTGTTGGTGGAATGCCAAAGAAACTTGTTGCAGACAGCCTCATGGTCGTTGGTGATGCTGCAGGTCAGGTGAACCCCCTGACCGGTGGAGGTATAATAAGCGGCATGACCGGGGGTATGCTGGCCGGAAGGGTTGCTGCGGCTGCAGTTGCCGATGGAGATGTCAGTGAGAAGAGGCTCATGGAGTATGAAAGGGACTGCCGTGAGAGGATCGGTAAGGAGATAGACAGGTACCTCAAGGTCAAGGATTACATGCTCACACTCAGCGACAGCGAACTTGACTCCATTGCAGAGGCATTCCAGGATGTTGAGTTTGAGAAGGTGAGCACCACCGAGCTTGTGAAGAAACTCATAAAGGTCTCCCCAAAGGCCCTTATAAAGCTGGGTAAGCTCTTCTAA
- a CDS encoding 4Fe-4S binding protein translates to MKVKEWCMFCGECAGVCPRNLIEVRETSIRFSEDMCKECNICIDACPVRALER, encoded by the coding sequence ATGAAGGTTAAGGAATGGTGTATGTTCTGTGGGGAATGCGCCGGTGTATGTCCGCGCAACCTCATAGAGGTCCGGGAAACATCCATCAGGTTTTCAGAGGATATGTGTAAGGAATGCAATATCTGTATAGATGCCTGCCCTGTGAGGGCGCTTGAGAGGTGA
- a CDS encoding formate/nitrite transporter family protein encodes MGSSFKSPADTAKACSAIAELKEKAPLGKVIVLSFLAGAYIAFGGLLAEVVTGGMAKAGYPAGLVKLVFGAVFPVGLMLVIIAGSELFTGNCMYMPFGILDKRASVMGLIRNWVTSWVFNLVGAVFVAYFLAVATGILSADPWQASALQIAKLKALGGVEFVAAGKTIKSLTWTQAFLRGIGCNWLVCLAVYLAIASDDIIGKIWGIWFPIFAFVAIGFEHSVANMFFIPVGIFLGGVTWSQFFINNMIPVTLGNIVGGAVFVACLYWYTYLKE; translated from the coding sequence ATGGGATCATCATTCAAATCCCCTGCTGATACAGCGAAAGCCTGTTCTGCGATCGCGGAACTGAAAGAAAAAGCACCACTTGGAAAGGTTATAGTTTTGAGTTTCCTTGCGGGTGCATACATAGCTTTTGGAGGCCTCTTGGCCGAAGTTGTAACTGGTGGAATGGCCAAAGCAGGATACCCTGCAGGTCTTGTTAAACTTGTCTTTGGTGCAGTGTTCCCAGTCGGGCTCATGCTTGTCATAATTGCGGGTTCTGAGCTCTTCACAGGGAACTGTATGTACATGCCATTTGGTATACTCGATAAGAGAGCAAGTGTCATGGGATTGATAAGGAATTGGGTAACAAGCTGGGTATTCAACCTTGTTGGAGCAGTATTTGTTGCTTACTTCCTTGCAGTTGCTACAGGTATCCTTTCAGCAGACCCCTGGCAGGCATCTGCCCTGCAGATTGCCAAGCTCAAGGCTCTTGGAGGAGTTGAGTTCGTTGCTGCAGGTAAAACCATAAAATCACTTACATGGACTCAGGCATTCCTCAGGGGTATTGGCTGTAACTGGCTTGTTTGTCTTGCAGTATACTTGGCGATTGCTTCTGATGATATCATAGGTAAAATCTGGGGAATATGGTTCCCTATATTCGCATTCGTTGCCATAGGATTCGAACACAGTGTTGCAAACATGTTCTTCATACCAGTCGGCATCTTCCTTGGTGGAGTTACATGGAGCCAGTTCTTCATAAACAACATGATACCAGTTACACTCGGTAACATTGTAGGGGGCGCTGTCTTCGTTGCGTGCCTCTACTGGTACACCTACCTCAAGGAGTAG
- the fdhF gene encoding formate dehydrogenase subunit alpha, with the protein MNIEYVPNTCPYCGCGCGMNIISVNGEIEGVEPWKRHPMNEGKLCPKGNFAYQFVSRDDRLKTPLIKENGEFREASWDEALDLIASKLKEYREEDPDLLAFLASARCTNEENYSLQKFARAVIGTQNIDHCARLCHGPSVAGLAQTFGSGAMTNSIIDIEEASCIFIIGSNTAEQHPLIWRRVLRAKSKGAKLIVADPRITPTAKQADIYLPFKPGTDIPLLNAMMNVIIEEGLEDKDFIEKRTKGFEELKEVVKKYKPEDVEELTLTPADKIREAARVYAEADSAAILFAMGITQHITGTDNVISTANLAMLTGNIGKPGAGVNPLRGQNNVQGACDMGALPAFYPGYQKVIDEEATEKMTCAWGCSDLKCTPGLTVVEMMNAAEKGELKAMYIMGENPMVSDPDIQHVKESLESLEFLVVQDIFMTETAELADVVLPAAAWAEKDGTYTSTERRVQYIRKAVEAPGDAREDWDIICDLAKRMGAEGFDFNSPAEIFEEIREVTPQYAGMNPERLSKPEGLHWPCPDESHPGTPILHTEQFATPDGLGIFFPIEHKDPAEVPDEEYPFILTTGRVLFHYHTGSMTRRSETLDRELPTGFVEINDEDASELGIRSGDMVKVRTRRGEIEITARVTPDIMKGVLFIPFHFAECAANMLTSSSELDPAAKMPELKVSAASIEK; encoded by the coding sequence ATGAATATTGAATATGTTCCTAACACATGTCCTTACTGTGGTTGTGGCTGTGGAATGAACATAATATCAGTCAACGGGGAAATAGAGGGTGTTGAGCCCTGGAAAAGGCATCCCATGAATGAGGGAAAGTTGTGTCCTAAGGGTAACTTCGCCTACCAGTTTGTGAGCAGGGACGACCGTCTCAAAACCCCTCTGATAAAGGAGAACGGTGAGTTCAGAGAAGCATCATGGGATGAGGCCCTTGACCTCATCGCATCCAAACTTAAAGAATACCGTGAGGAGGATCCTGATCTCCTAGCATTCCTTGCATCTGCAAGGTGTACCAATGAGGAAAACTACAGCCTCCAGAAATTTGCCAGGGCAGTGATCGGGACACAGAACATTGATCACTGCGCAAGGCTCTGCCACGGACCATCAGTCGCTGGGCTGGCACAGACCTTTGGGTCAGGTGCAATGACAAATTCAATTATAGACATCGAGGAAGCCAGCTGCATATTCATTATAGGTTCAAACACAGCAGAACAGCACCCGCTCATATGGAGAAGGGTTCTCCGTGCAAAGTCCAAGGGCGCAAAATTAATAGTTGCAGACCCCAGGATCACACCAACAGCCAAACAGGCCGACATATACCTGCCCTTCAAACCAGGCACAGACATCCCGCTGCTTAACGCAATGATGAACGTGATAATCGAAGAGGGCCTGGAAGATAAGGATTTCATAGAGAAAAGGACAAAGGGTTTTGAAGAACTCAAGGAAGTAGTGAAAAAATACAAACCAGAGGATGTTGAGGAATTAACACTCACACCTGCGGATAAGATCAGGGAAGCTGCAAGGGTGTATGCAGAGGCAGACAGCGCAGCCATACTCTTTGCCATGGGTATAACACAGCACATTACAGGTACAGACAACGTTATTTCAACCGCAAACCTAGCCATGCTCACAGGTAACATAGGTAAGCCCGGTGCAGGGGTCAACCCGCTGAGGGGTCAGAACAATGTTCAGGGAGCCTGTGACATGGGAGCCCTCCCTGCATTCTATCCAGGATACCAGAAGGTCATTGATGAGGAAGCAACCGAGAAGATGACCTGTGCATGGGGATGCAGTGACCTTAAATGCACACCAGGGCTGACAGTCGTTGAAATGATGAATGCGGCTGAGAAGGGAGAGCTCAAGGCCATGTACATAATGGGTGAAAACCCCATGGTCTCCGACCCCGACATTCAGCACGTTAAGGAATCCCTTGAAAGCCTCGAATTCCTGGTTGTCCAGGACATATTCATGACAGAAACCGCTGAACTGGCTGATGTTGTTCTACCTGCAGCTGCCTGGGCTGAAAAGGACGGTACATACACAAGCACAGAAAGGCGTGTTCAGTACATAAGAAAGGCTGTTGAAGCTCCAGGTGATGCCAGAGAAGACTGGGACATAATATGCGACCTGGCAAAGAGGATGGGAGCCGAAGGATTTGACTTTAACTCCCCAGCCGAGATCTTTGAAGAGATAAGGGAGGTAACACCCCAGTACGCGGGCATGAACCCTGAAAGGCTTTCAAAACCAGAAGGTCTTCACTGGCCATGCCCCGATGAAAGCCATCCAGGAACACCAATACTTCACACAGAACAGTTTGCAACACCTGACGGCCTTGGAATATTCTTCCCAATAGAACACAAAGACCCTGCTGAAGTTCCAGATGAAGAGTACCCATTCATCCTTACAACGGGTCGTGTACTGTTCCATTACCACACAGGATCAATGACAAGGAGATCAGAGACCCTTGACAGGGAACTGCCAACAGGATTTGTTGAAATAAACGACGAAGACGCCTCTGAACTTGGAATCAGAAGTGGTGACATGGTTAAGGTCAGAACAAGAAGGGGTGAAATTGAGATAACAGCAAGGGTCACACCCGATATAATGAAGGGTGTTCTGTTCATCCCATTCCACTTCGCAGAATGCGCTGCCAACATGCTGACAAGCTCCAGCGAACTTGACCCTGCAGCCAAGATGCCGGAGCTCAAGGTTTCCGCAGCCAGTATAGAGAAATGA
- a CDS encoding Coenzyme F420 hydrogenase/dehydrogenase, beta subunit C-terminal domain has translation MMVEVNDMYYAFSENEEIAEKGEYGGAVTSLLKFLLEEGIVDAVLAVKKGSDLYDAVPTLITDPNEVIESAGSLHCGTLNIAKVITRYLNGARDMKIAVTTKPCDAMTIVEVAKRGKIDRNNVIMVGVNCGGTLPPVKTRQMIEEVYEMDPDDVIKEEIAKGKLIIETSDDEKGISVDEVEEMGYGRRTNCRRCEKNIPRMADLALGNWGVIGPLAGKATFVEVTSEKGAEVLEKAINAGVIHVEDPIPKGIEIREKIDQAMVNLATKWQKNDFSEESGAEILMNLDKYMDDLNRCIKCYSCREACPICYCEECSLETRTPEWLEKGKLPPSPVFHLERMMHMVDSCTNCGQCEELCPAEIPLARIWHEINIRVQNTFGYKTGFDTGQEPPLTHK, from the coding sequence ATGATGGTTGAAGTAAACGATATGTATTATGCTTTTTCAGAGAATGAAGAAATTGCAGAAAAAGGTGAATATGGAGGGGCCGTAACCTCACTGCTGAAATTCCTGCTTGAAGAAGGAATCGTTGACGCGGTTCTAGCCGTTAAGAAGGGTTCAGATCTCTACGATGCCGTCCCAACCCTGATAACAGATCCCAATGAGGTCATAGAATCTGCAGGTTCACTCCACTGCGGTACACTCAACATTGCAAAGGTCATCACACGTTACCTTAACGGCGCAAGGGACATGAAGATAGCTGTCACAACAAAGCCATGTGATGCCATGACAATAGTTGAGGTCGCCAAGAGGGGTAAGATAGACAGGAACAACGTGATAATGGTGGGTGTTAACTGTGGAGGAACACTTCCACCTGTAAAGACGAGGCAGATGATAGAAGAAGTATATGAAATGGACCCTGACGACGTTATCAAGGAGGAAATAGCAAAGGGTAAACTGATAATTGAAACATCAGACGATGAAAAGGGCATCAGTGTTGATGAAGTAGAAGAGATGGGTTACGGTAGAAGGACCAACTGCAGAAGATGTGAGAAGAACATACCAAGGATGGCTGACCTTGCACTGGGTAACTGGGGTGTTATAGGACCCCTGGCCGGCAAGGCAACCTTCGTGGAAGTAACATCTGAAAAGGGTGCTGAAGTCCTTGAAAAGGCAATAAACGCAGGAGTGATTCATGTAGAGGACCCAATACCCAAGGGTATTGAAATACGTGAAAAGATTGACCAGGCAATGGTTAACCTTGCAACCAAGTGGCAGAAAAATGACTTCAGTGAAGAAAGCGGTGCTGAAATCCTTATGAACCTTGATAAGTACATGGATGACCTGAACCGCTGCATCAAGTGCTACAGCTGCAGAGAAGCATGCCCGATCTGTTACTGTGAAGAGTGTTCACTTGAAACAAGGACTCCTGAATGGCTTGAAAAAGGTAAACTTCCACCATCCCCTGTCTTCCACCTTGAGAGGATGATGCACATGGTGGATTCATGTACCAACTGTGGCCAGTGTGAGGAACTCTGCCCTGCAGAGATACCCCTTGCAAGGATATGGCATGAAATAAACATCAGGGTACAGAACACCTTCGGCTACAAGACAGGGTTTGACACAGGTCAGGAACCTCCACTGACCCATAAATAA
- a CDS encoding sensor histidine kinase, with the protein MSFIKPMTLDKKISYLTSISVMIISTITLVLFIAGHHVSAGSSFFFDNNPVTSISFILLSISVLTVRYSEGAASLALAAILFILQVTGNCSCIQGLLNLQLPAACTVTSALIIVYTTAIILFTFRCYHAAQLCCYIAGTVGYAAFLSGITGVIETSPRLQTSPASAIILLLLAVGFLSTRTSEGLVEPLYSERIGGYTGRMLIPVMMAAITLTALIIITAEEYLPFSTEIFLAAVNLALAIIIITFTAYRLNLVDTERIRNQKRMERTWKFFRNVIDHMEEAVTVLDGTGKPIYENTAMKELGITYGGFWDEMKKSKLPQPVETFRAKGRYFTGWMIPLEDGGIISLMDVTGIVRIQDDLRANIAEKEALLRELHHRVKNNLQIILSLINIQLHDADEGAREALIAIQTRVQAMAMIQESIYSKGDHTLVSMQTCTSRIIDHLKSVFDAWSIDFHLDSDVKVNLETAMPLALIINELVSNALKHASPGRIEVEIREQDSGYHLRVADDGAGLKDFKAGTALKLVRALVGQLEGELRILTMEDSRGTEFMVPFRELEYRRRT; encoded by the coding sequence ATGTCTTTTATAAAACCCATGACCCTTGATAAGAAGATATCTTACCTGACAAGCATTTCAGTCATGATAATATCAACCATAACCCTGGTCCTCTTCATTGCAGGCCACCATGTTTCTGCAGGAAGCTCCTTCTTTTTTGATAACAATCCCGTAACATCCATAAGTTTCATTCTCCTTTCAATATCAGTACTCACGGTAAGATACTCGGAAGGAGCAGCATCCCTTGCCCTTGCAGCCATCCTCTTCATCCTCCAGGTTACAGGAAACTGCAGCTGCATACAGGGGCTGCTCAACCTCCAGCTCCCGGCTGCATGCACCGTGACATCAGCACTCATCATAGTGTACACAACAGCCATAATACTCTTCACATTCAGGTGTTACCATGCAGCCCAGCTGTGCTGCTACATTGCAGGCACCGTTGGCTATGCAGCATTCCTCTCGGGCATTACGGGTGTCATTGAGACATCACCCAGGCTACAGACATCCCCTGCATCGGCAATCATCCTTCTCCTCCTGGCTGTGGGCTTCCTCAGCACCAGAACATCGGAGGGGCTCGTGGAACCCCTATACTCTGAGAGGATAGGAGGCTACACAGGCAGGATGCTCATCCCGGTCATGATGGCAGCCATCACACTCACAGCCCTCATAATAATCACTGCAGAGGAATACCTTCCCTTCTCCACCGAGATATTCCTTGCAGCAGTAAACCTAGCCCTTGCCATCATCATAATAACCTTCACGGCCTACAGGCTCAACCTGGTTGACACCGAGAGGATAAGGAACCAGAAAAGGATGGAGAGAACCTGGAAGTTCTTCAGGAACGTTATTGACCACATGGAGGAGGCTGTAACTGTCCTGGACGGCACCGGCAAACCGATCTATGAGAACACAGCCATGAAGGAACTGGGGATCACCTATGGAGGATTCTGGGATGAGATGAAGAAGAGCAAGCTGCCACAGCCCGTTGAAACCTTCAGGGCAAAGGGAAGGTACTTCACGGGGTGGATGATCCCCCTGGAGGATGGGGGTATCATCTCACTCATGGATGTTACAGGCATAGTGAGGATACAGGATGACCTGAGGGCGAACATTGCAGAGAAGGAGGCCCTCCTCAGGGAACTCCACCACAGGGTCAAGAACAACCTCCAGATAATCCTGAGCCTCATAAACATCCAGCTCCATGATGCGGATGAAGGGGCAAGGGAGGCCCTCATCGCCATACAGACAAGGGTCCAGGCAATGGCCATGATCCAGGAATCCATATACAGTAAAGGGGACCATACGCTGGTCAGCATGCAGACCTGCACCTCAAGGATAATCGATCACCTGAAGTCGGTCTTCGATGCCTGGAGTATTGACTTCCACCTGGACAGTGATGTGAAAGTCAACCTTGAAACAGCCATGCCACTCGCACTCATAATAAATGAACTGGTCTCAAACGCCCTGAAACACGCATCCCCGGGGAGGATAGAGGTTGAGATCAGAGAACAGGATTCAGGGTATCATTTAAGGGTGGCTGATGATGGTGCCGGGTTAAAGGATTTTAAGGCAGGAACAGCCCTGAAACTTGTAAGGGCCCTTGTAGGTCAACTTGAGGGTGAACTGAGGATACTCACCATGGAGGATTCACGGGGCACAGAGTTCATGGTACCCTTCAGGGAACTTGAATACAGGAGGAGAACATGA